Proteins encoded together in one Quercus lobata isolate SW786 chromosome 3, ValleyOak3.0 Primary Assembly, whole genome shotgun sequence window:
- the LOC115981074 gene encoding putative disease resistance protein RGA3, with protein MAEGVLFDLNDTVSTISDVLLDAEEQQQHNNQVKVWLNRLKDAIYDADNLLDDISTEALRREVMTQNKKAKEVRIFFSKSNQLAYGFKMGRKVKAMRDRLDAIAKDRGFHLDERHVETQVVGYGMRETYSFVRDEEVIGRDYDKDKIIKILLNSNVEESVLILPIVGLGGLGKTTLAQLIFNDEKIQNHFEQRLWVCVSNDFEVEVIVMKILECTKNKKPENLEINTMINDFEKQIEGKRYLLVLDDVRNEDPQKWQSLKDLLKGGARGSTILVTTHDINILAKITQTVQPYMLKGLDDEKSWSLFKRFASAKGQDLENSNIKAIGMEIVAKCKGVPLAIRTLGSVLYFKNPEKEWLSFKDNELSKVAQKENNILPTLKLSYDHLPSYLKQYEDIHEKTLHVSFDRTFLSLLGIPVSFFKFIRLLDLHGMGIETIPNSIGKLNHLRYLYLSHNHIRMLPNSITRLHNLQTLRLSRCPIKELPKDINKLVNLRYLEINGCPLTYMPHGLRQLTKLQTLSQFVIGKNSYLAFKHNSGLKEL; from the exons ATGGCGGAAGGAGTTCTTTTTGAC CTCAATGACACAGTTTCGACAATCAGTGATGTGCTTCTGGATGCTGAGGAGCAGCAACAGCACAACAATCAAGTCAAAGTGTGGCTGAACAGGCTGAAGGATGCTATTTATGATGCAGACAACTTGCTGGATGACATCTCCACTGAAGCTTTACGACGGGAGGTAATGACACAGAATAAGAAGGCAAAAGAGGTACgcattttcttttccaaatcaAACCAGCTTGCATATGGTTTTAAAATGGGTCGTAAGGTTAAGGCAATGAGGGATAGGCTAGATGCCATCGCAAAGGATAGGGGGTTTCACTTAGATGAACGTCATGTAGAGACACAAGTGGTTGGTTATGGGATGAGAGAAACTTATTCTTTTGTACGTGATGAAGAAGTCATTGGGAGAGACTACGATAAGGATAAGattataaaaattcttttgaatTCCAATGTTGAAGAGAGTGTTTTGATCCTTCCGATAGTTGGACTTGGAGGACTAGGAAAGACCACATTAGCTCAACTCATATTCAATGatgaaaaaatccaaaatcatttTGAGCAAAGGCTTTGGGTGTGTGTCTCTAATGACTTTGAAGTAGAAGTaattgttatgaaaattttagagtgcacaaaaaataagaaaccaGAAAACCTTGAAATAAACACAATGATTAATgattttgagaaacaaattgAGGGAAAGAGATACCTACTTGTGTTGGATGATGTACGGAATGAGGATCCTCAAAAATGGCAAAGCCTAAAAGATCTTTTAAAGGGTGGAGCAAGAGGTAGTACAATATTAGTGACTACCCATGACATTAATATATTGGCAAAGATTACCCAAACGGTTCAACCATACATGTTAAAGGGTCTAGATGATGAAAAGTCTTGGTCTTTATTTAAGCGGTTCGCATCTGCAAAAGGGCAAgacttagaaaattcaaacatcAAGGCAATTGGAATGGAAATTGTTGCGAAGTGTAAAGGAGTCCCTCTTGCCATAAGGACTTTAGGAAGCGTATTGTACtttaaaaacccagaaaaagaaTGGTTGTCTTTTAAGGACAATGAACTTTCAAAAGTagctcaaaaagaaaataatatcttaCCAACACTTAAGTTGAGTTATGATCATCTTCCATCATATTTGAAGCaat ATGAAGACATTCATGAGAAAACTCTTCATGTGTCATTTGATCGAACGTTTCTCTCATTATTGGGAATTCCAGTCTCATT ttttaagttCATACGCTTGTTGGATCTACATGGTATGGGTATTGAAACAATTCCAAATTCTATTGGAAAGTTGAATCATTTAAGGTATCTCTATCTATCTCATAATCACATAAGGATGCTTCCTAATTccatcacaagattgcataatTTGCAAACACTGAGACTAAGTAGATGTCCAATTAAAGAATTGCCTAAAGATATTAACAAATTAGTCAACCTCAGATATCTTGAGATCAATGGTTGTCCGTTGACCTATATGCCACATGGATTGAGGCAGTTGACTAAGCTTCAGACATTGTCACAATTTGTGATAGGCAAGAATAGCTATTTAGCTTTCAAGCATAACAGTGGATTGAAAGAACTCTAG